In Afipia sp. GAS231, a single window of DNA contains:
- the mazG gene encoding nucleoside triphosphate pyrophosphohydrolase, with amino-acid sequence MTPSRDISRLLEIMAALRTPVTGCPWDLEQDFATIAPYTIEEAYEVVDAIARGDLDDLKDELGDLLLQVVFHARMAEEQNAFAFGDVVEAISRKMIRRHPHVFADKDGKLTPSHVKEAWDRIKAEEKAERAARRPQQPAEHKSLLSGIKAGQPALTRAMELQRKASTVGFDWNDPRAVLHKIREEADEIEAALDGGDAEELAAETGDLLFALVNLARHVGADPETALRATNAKFERRFGHIERALEAKGRSLENASLEEMDALWNEAKAAERSSDYNNVPRRMSAATPK; translated from the coding sequence ATGACCCCTTCCCGCGATATTTCAAGACTGCTCGAAATCATGGCGGCGCTGCGCACGCCGGTGACCGGTTGCCCGTGGGACCTCGAACAGGACTTTGCGACCATCGCGCCCTACACCATCGAGGAGGCCTACGAGGTGGTCGATGCCATCGCGCGCGGCGACCTCGACGATCTCAAGGACGAGCTCGGCGATCTCCTGCTGCAGGTGGTGTTCCACGCCCGAATGGCGGAGGAGCAGAATGCCTTTGCATTTGGCGATGTGGTCGAAGCCATTTCGCGAAAGATGATCCGGCGGCATCCCCATGTCTTCGCCGACAAGGACGGCAAGTTGACACCCTCCCATGTCAAGGAAGCCTGGGACCGCATCAAGGCCGAGGAAAAGGCCGAGCGCGCCGCGCGCCGGCCGCAGCAACCTGCCGAACACAAATCGCTACTGTCCGGGATCAAGGCCGGCCAGCCGGCATTGACGCGCGCGATGGAATTGCAGCGTAAGGCGTCGACCGTCGGCTTCGACTGGAACGACCCGCGCGCGGTGCTGCACAAGATCCGCGAGGAGGCCGACGAGATCGAGGCGGCGCTCGATGGCGGCGATGCCGAAGAACTCGCGGCCGAAACCGGCGATCTCCTGTTCGCGCTGGTCAATCTGGCGCGCCATGTCGGCGCCGATCCCGAAACCGCGCTACGCGCCACCAACGCCAAATTCGAACGCCGCTTCGGCCATATCGAGCGCGCCTTGGAAGCCAAGGGCCGTTCGCTCGAAAATGCCTCGCTCGAGGAAATGGACGCCCTGTGGAACGAGGCGAAGGCTGCGGAGCGCAGCAGCGATTATAACAACGTGCCCCGCAGAATGAGCGCGGCTACGCCGAAGTAG
- the queC gene encoding 7-cyano-7-deazaguanine synthase QueC, whose product MSDQSKSETALVLFSGGQDSTTCLAWALQRFARVEMIGFSYGQRHAIELECRDRLLSGITSLRPEWATRLGENHTLEIPTLAEISDTALTRDVAIEMGADGLPNTFVPGRNLVFLTFAAALAYRRGIRHIIGGMCETDYSGYPDCRDETIKALQSALNLGMAKNFELHTPLMWLDKASTWKLAHELGGAGLVDLIREHSHTCYLGERGAQHDWGYGCGECPACALRAKGWREYAEE is encoded by the coding sequence ATGAGCGATCAATCCAAATCCGAAACCGCGCTCGTGCTGTTTTCCGGCGGCCAGGATTCCACCACCTGCCTTGCCTGGGCGTTGCAGCGCTTTGCGCGCGTCGAAATGATCGGCTTCAGCTACGGTCAGCGCCACGCCATCGAACTTGAGTGCCGCGACCGGCTATTGTCAGGCATCACATCGCTGCGGCCGGAGTGGGCGACAAGACTCGGCGAGAACCACACACTGGAGATTCCCACGTTGGCCGAAATTTCCGATACCGCGCTGACCCGCGACGTCGCGATCGAGATGGGCGCGGATGGCCTGCCCAATACCTTCGTGCCGGGCCGCAATCTGGTGTTTTTGACGTTCGCCGCGGCGCTGGCCTACCGGCGCGGCATCCGTCACATCATCGGCGGCATGTGCGAGACCGATTACTCCGGCTATCCGGATTGCCGCGACGAGACCATCAAGGCGCTGCAGTCCGCGCTCAACCTCGGCATGGCCAAAAACTTTGAACTGCACACGCCGCTGATGTGGCTCGACAAGGCCTCGACCTGGAAACTCGCGCACGAACTCGGCGGGGCAGGGCTGGTCGATCTGATCCGCGAACATTCCCACACCTGTTACCTCGGCGAGCGCGGCGCGCAGCACGATTGGGGCTATGGTTGCGGCGAATGCCCGGCCTGCGCGTTGCGCGCCAAGGGCTGGCGGGAGTATGCGGAAGAGTAG
- a CDS encoding nitrile hydratase accessory protein yields MMDAAAARATDHVPGIPRDEDGPVFREPWEAHAFAMALTLHDRGVFTWTEWASALAAEIKRAQANGDPDTGETYYRHWLATLETLVAEKGVATSETLNRYRNAWDHAADRTPHGAPIELTQQDFG; encoded by the coding sequence ATGATGGACGCCGCAGCGGCCCGCGCTACCGACCATGTGCCGGGCATTCCCCGTGACGAGGACGGTCCGGTGTTTCGTGAGCCTTGGGAAGCGCACGCCTTTGCCATGGCGCTGACCCTGCATGACCGCGGCGTGTTTACCTGGACTGAATGGGCCAGCGCGCTTGCGGCCGAGATCAAGCGCGCACAAGCCAATGGCGATCCCGACACCGGCGAAACCTACTACCGGCACTGGCTGGCGACGCTGGAAACTCTGGTAGCCGAAAAGGGCGTCGCGACATCCGAAACCCTAAATCGCTACCGCAACGCCTGGGACCACGCCGCCGACCGCACGCCGCATGGCGCGCCGATCGAACTGACGCAACAGGATTTCGGCTAG
- the nthB gene encoding nitrile hydratase subunit beta, which translates to MNGVHDMGGMDGFGKVEPEPNEPMFHTEWEARVLAMVRAMGAAGAFNIDTSRFYREMLRPDVYLGSSYYKKWFLGLEDLLVDKGFISAEDVAAGHAVQPPKPLKRGKFEVDDVERVMVRGKFGRTAPAPAKFKSGDRVRARNIHPTTHTRLPRYVRGHVGVVERDHGCHVYPDTAATDSGENPQWLYTVVFDSVELWGPDADPTLKISIDAFEPYLELA; encoded by the coding sequence ATGAACGGCGTGCACGACATGGGCGGCATGGACGGCTTCGGCAAGGTCGAGCCGGAGCCGAACGAACCGATGTTTCACACCGAATGGGAAGCGCGCGTGTTGGCCATGGTGCGCGCGATGGGCGCGGCCGGTGCGTTCAATATCGATACGTCGCGCTTTTACCGGGAAATGTTGCGGCCGGACGTCTATCTCGGCAGTTCCTATTACAAGAAGTGGTTCCTTGGGCTCGAAGACCTTCTGGTCGACAAGGGCTTTATCTCCGCCGAAGATGTCGCTGCCGGACATGCGGTCCAACCGCCGAAGCCGCTCAAGCGCGGCAAGTTCGAGGTCGACGATGTCGAGCGCGTGATGGTGCGCGGCAAATTCGGTCGCACCGCGCCGGCCCCGGCGAAGTTCAAATCGGGCGATCGGGTGCGTGCCAGGAATATTCACCCGACAACACACACCCGGCTGCCGCGCTACGTCCGCGGCCATGTCGGCGTCGTCGAGCGCGACCACGGTTGTCATGTGTATCCGGATACGGCCGCCACCGACTCCGGCGAGAATCCGCAATGGCTCTACACGGTCGTGTTCGACAGCGTTGAACTATGGGGGCCTGATGCCGACCCGACCCTGAAAATATCCATCGACGCATTCGAGCCCTATCTGGAACTCGCATGA
- the nthA gene encoding nitrile hydratase subunit alpha: protein MSEHEHDHHHHDHDRSELSETELRVRALETILTEKGYVDPAALDAIIQAYETKIGPHNGARVVAKAWTDPAFKQALLDDATKAVSTLGHVSRVGDHLVAVENTPQRHNMVVCTLCSCYPWEMLGLPPVWYKAAPYRSRAVKDPRGVLADFGVSLPKEIEIRVWDSTAETRFLVLPMRPAGTEGWSEAQLTELVTRDSMIGTGFPKTPGAPS from the coding sequence ATGAGCGAACATGAACACGACCATCACCACCACGATCACGACCGTTCCGAACTGTCGGAGACCGAGCTGCGCGTCCGCGCGCTGGAGACGATCCTGACCGAGAAGGGCTATGTCGATCCGGCGGCGCTCGACGCCATCATCCAGGCCTATGAGACGAAAATCGGTCCCCACAATGGCGCGCGCGTCGTCGCCAAGGCCTGGACCGATCCCGCCTTCAAACAGGCGCTGCTGGATGACGCCACCAAGGCGGTGAGCACGCTCGGTCATGTCAGCCGGGTCGGCGACCATCTCGTCGCGGTCGAGAACACGCCACAACGCCACAACATGGTCGTGTGCACGCTGTGCTCCTGTTACCCCTGGGAAATGCTCGGACTGCCCCCCGTCTGGTACAAGGCGGCTCCGTATCGCTCACGCGCGGTCAAGGATCCACGGGGGGTGCTCGCGGACTTTGGCGTCAGCCTGCCGAAGGAAATCGAGATCCGGGTGTGGGATTCCACTGCCGAGACGCGTTTTCTGGTGCTGCCGATGCGGCCGGCCGGCACGGAAGGCTGGAGCGAGGCTCAACTGACTGAACTCGTCACGCGTGATTCGATGATCGGCACCGGCTTTCCAAAGACGCCGGGAGCGCCGTCATGA
- a CDS encoding enoyl-CoA hydratase/isomerase family protein encodes MTQFVTIEKGLGPEGRIAVVRFDRGDGINALSPEALRQLTDAARSFEDDAETSVVVLTGGAKSFSAGFDLRDPEGKSRQTMDLGALRRHLKLGPRLTRAWQEMEQITIGAIEGFCVGGGVALAVALDFRVMARDAHIRVPEIGLGMNMSWQSVPRMLHLMGPARTKQAVILADQRISSAEAYEWGLVEEVADPGKAFDSAMALAGKVAAQPPISVAMTKLTVNRLAHALDDLASHMDLDQFALASLSEDHKEGVGAFLERRKPRFRGR; translated from the coding sequence TTGACGCAATTTGTGACCATCGAGAAAGGCCTCGGGCCCGAGGGCCGCATCGCGGTCGTGCGTTTCGACCGTGGCGACGGCATCAATGCGCTGTCGCCGGAGGCGCTGCGCCAGCTCACCGATGCGGCCCGCAGCTTTGAGGACGACGCGGAGACCTCGGTCGTGGTGCTGACGGGCGGCGCCAAATCGTTCAGCGCCGGCTTCGATCTCAGGGATCCCGAGGGCAAGTCGCGCCAGACCATGGATCTCGGCGCGCTGCGCCGGCATCTCAAGCTCGGGCCGCGGCTGACGCGGGCGTGGCAGGAGATGGAGCAGATCACCATCGGCGCCATCGAAGGCTTTTGCGTCGGTGGCGGCGTCGCGCTGGCGGTAGCGCTGGATTTCCGCGTCATGGCCCGCGATGCGCACATCCGTGTGCCCGAGATCGGGCTCGGCATGAACATGAGCTGGCAGAGCGTGCCGCGCATGCTGCACCTGATGGGACCGGCACGCACCAAGCAGGCCGTGATTCTCGCGGACCAGCGCATCTCCTCGGCCGAGGCTTACGAATGGGGGCTGGTGGAGGAGGTGGCCGATCCCGGCAAGGCGTTCGACAGCGCGATGGCGCTCGCCGGCAAGGTCGCGGCCCAACCGCCGATCTCGGTCGCGATGACCAAGCTCACCGTCAATCGGCTCGCACACGCGCTCGACGATCTAGCCAGCCATATGGACCTCGACCAGTTCGCGCTGGCCAGCCTGTCCGAGGATCACAAGGAAGGCGTCGGCGCGTTTCTTGAGCGCCGCAAGCCGCGGTTCAGAGGACGCTAG
- the garD gene encoding galactarate dehydratase, with product MNMTVSADAYAPRYIKLNARDNVAIIVNDFGLPAGTKFGCGLELRNFVPQGHKVALADIAQDAAIVRYGEIIGYALQPIMTGEWVEEARIRMPEAPDLDKLEIANAVPETQPPLTGYTFEGFRNADGSVGVKNILAISTSVQCVSGTLEFALKRIKAELLPRYPNVDDVVAVTHAYGCGVAINAPDAMIPIRTLQNIARNPNFGGEVMVVGLGCEKLAPERLIPEGSPSHLTRLQDEGNQSFGDMVETIFKMADARLKVLNQRKRETCPASDLTVGLQCGGSDAFSGVTANPALGFASDLLVRAGATVMFSEVTEVRDAIELLTRRAVNADVGRALVREMDWYDAYLARGGADRSANTTPGNKKGGLANIVEKSLGSIVKSGCSAISGVIGPGERAHTKGLLFAATPASDFVCGTLQLAAGMNLQVFTTGRGTPYGLAEAPVIKVSTRTELARRWSDLIDFDAGRIASGEITIEEAGWELFHLILDVASGRKQVWADKWGLHNDLVLFNPAPVT from the coding sequence ATGAACATGACGGTCTCGGCCGACGCTTACGCGCCGCGTTACATCAAGCTGAATGCGCGCGACAACGTCGCCATCATCGTCAACGATTTCGGCCTGCCCGCCGGGACCAAATTCGGCTGCGGCCTCGAACTGCGCAACTTCGTGCCACAGGGCCACAAGGTGGCTTTGGCTGACATCGCGCAGGACGCAGCGATCGTGCGCTACGGTGAAATCATCGGCTATGCGCTGCAGCCGATCATGACCGGCGAATGGGTCGAGGAAGCCCGGATCCGGATGCCGGAGGCGCCGGACCTCGACAAGCTCGAGATCGCCAACGCAGTGCCGGAGACGCAACCTCCCCTGACCGGCTACACGTTCGAAGGCTTTCGGAACGCGGACGGCTCGGTCGGCGTCAAGAACATCCTCGCCATCTCGACGTCGGTGCAATGCGTCTCCGGCACGCTGGAATTCGCGTTGAAGCGGATCAAGGCCGAACTGCTGCCACGCTATCCCAATGTCGACGATGTCGTGGCCGTGACCCATGCCTATGGCTGCGGGGTCGCCATCAATGCGCCCGACGCGATGATCCCGATCCGCACCCTGCAGAACATTGCGAGGAATCCGAATTTCGGCGGCGAGGTCATGGTGGTCGGCCTCGGTTGCGAAAAACTTGCCCCCGAGCGGTTGATCCCGGAAGGCAGCCCGTCGCACCTGACGCGGCTGCAGGACGAAGGCAATCAGAGCTTTGGCGACATGGTCGAGACCATTTTCAAAATGGCCGACGCCCGCCTGAAGGTCCTGAACCAGCGCAAGCGCGAGACCTGCCCCGCCTCCGACCTCACCGTCGGCCTGCAATGCGGCGGCAGCGACGCCTTTTCCGGCGTCACCGCCAATCCCGCGCTCGGATTCGCTTCCGATCTGCTGGTTCGAGCCGGCGCCACGGTGATGTTTTCGGAAGTGACCGAAGTGCGCGACGCCATCGAGCTATTGACGCGCCGCGCCGTCAACGCCGACGTCGGGCGCGCGCTGGTGCGCGAGATGGACTGGTACGATGCCTATCTGGCGCGCGGTGGCGCCGATCGCAGCGCCAACACCACGCCGGGCAACAAGAAAGGCGGCCTCGCCAACATCGTGGAGAAGTCGCTGGGCTCGATCGTCAAGTCCGGCTGCAGCGCGATCTCGGGCGTGATCGGCCCCGGCGAGCGCGCGCATACCAAAGGCCTGCTGTTTGCCGCGACGCCGGCCAGCGATTTCGTCTGCGGCACCCTGCAGCTCGCCGCCGGCATGAACCTGCAGGTGTTCACCACCGGGCGCGGCACGCCTTATGGCTTAGCTGAAGCGCCCGTCATCAAGGTCTCGACGCGGACCGAGTTGGCCCGGCGCTGGTCGGACCTGATCGATTTCGACGCCGGCCGGATCGCCAGCGGCGAAATCACCATCGAGGAAGCCGGCTGGGAACTGTTTCACTTGATCCTGGATGTCGCCAGCGGCCGCAAGCAGGTCTGGGCCGACAAATGGGGCCTGCACAACGATCTCGTGTTGTTCAACCCTGCCCCGGTGACGTGA
- a CDS encoding NAD-dependent protein deacetylase: MPNSDLQAFVRRHDRLFVLTGAGCSTNSGIPDYRDADGSWKRTQPVRFQAFVADDATRRRYWARSMIGWRRFGQARPNDAHHALARLEAAGRSQMLLTQNVDRLHQAAGSRVVIDLHGRLDLVRCMACSAARRRADFQEDLVRLNAPWAGLDAAALPDGDAELDHMDFSGFAVPPCASCGGLMKPDVVFFGESVPRDQIALAMEALEQANAMLVVGSSLMVYSGFRFAQAAARRGIPIAAVNLGRTRADDLLTLKIEDRCEAALSFLL; this comes from the coding sequence ATGCCAAACAGCGACCTCCAAGCATTCGTCCGGCGTCACGATCGACTGTTCGTTCTGACAGGCGCCGGATGCAGCACGAATTCGGGGATTCCCGACTATCGGGATGCCGATGGCAGCTGGAAACGGACACAGCCCGTGCGCTTCCAGGCGTTTGTCGCCGACGATGCCACCCGGCGCCGCTATTGGGCCCGCAGCATGATCGGCTGGCGGCGCTTCGGACAAGCCCGTCCCAACGATGCGCATCACGCCTTGGCGCGTCTCGAGGCAGCCGGCCGCAGCCAGATGCTCCTCACCCAGAATGTGGACCGATTGCACCAGGCCGCCGGGAGCAGGGTGGTGATCGACCTTCATGGCCGCCTCGATCTGGTCCGCTGCATGGCCTGCTCGGCCGCCCGGCGCCGTGCCGACTTCCAGGAAGATCTGGTCCGCCTCAACGCGCCCTGGGCTGGCCTGGATGCAGCTGCGTTGCCGGATGGCGATGCCGAACTCGACCATATGGACTTCTCGGGCTTTGCCGTGCCGCCTTGCGCTTCTTGTGGCGGCCTCATGAAGCCTGACGTCGTGTTCTTTGGCGAAAGCGTTCCGCGAGATCAGATTGCCTTGGCTATGGAGGCTCTGGAGCAGGCCAACGCGATGCTGGTCGTGGGTTCGTCCCTGATGGTCTATTCGGGGTTCCGGTTCGCTCAGGCGGCAGCACGGCGCGGTATTCCGATCGCCGCCGTCAATCTCGGCCGGACGCGCGCAGACGACTTGCTGACCCTGAAGATCGAAGACCGTTGCGAGGCGGCGCTGTCGTTTCTCCTGTAG
- a CDS encoding TRAP transporter substrate-binding protein — protein sequence MSFSRRTLLKASAASAVLGGIGAPMVARAQTAEFTYKFANNLPESHPFMTRAREMAAAIKAETSGRFDMQVFPNSQLGSDTDMLSQVRSGGIEFFTLSGLILATLVPAASINGVGFAFKDYPSVWAAMDGDLGAYVRGEINKAGLEVMDKIWDNGFRQTTSSTKPINGPDDYKGFKIRVPVSPLWTSMFKAFDASPASINFSEVYSALQTKIVEGQENPLALISTAKLYEVQKYCSMTNHMWDGFWFLMNRRAWAALPDDIKTIVAKNVNAAAVKERADTEKLNITVREELAGKGLVFNQPDVAPFREKLRSAGFYAEWKGKYGDKAWEILEKSVGKLS from the coding sequence ATGAGCTTTTCACGACGCACGCTTCTGAAGGCATCCGCTGCGTCAGCGGTTCTGGGCGGCATTGGCGCACCCATGGTGGCGCGGGCCCAGACGGCCGAATTCACCTACAAATTTGCCAACAATCTTCCGGAATCGCATCCGTTCATGACGCGCGCCCGCGAGATGGCCGCCGCGATCAAGGCCGAGACCAGCGGCCGGTTCGACATGCAGGTTTTCCCGAACAGCCAGCTCGGTTCCGACACCGACATGCTGAGCCAGGTTCGTTCCGGCGGCATCGAGTTTTTCACGCTGTCCGGACTGATCCTGGCCACCCTGGTGCCGGCGGCCTCGATCAACGGCGTCGGCTTCGCGTTCAAGGACTACCCGTCGGTCTGGGCGGCCATGGACGGCGATCTCGGCGCCTATGTGCGTGGCGAGATCAACAAGGCCGGCCTCGAGGTCATGGACAAGATCTGGGACAACGGTTTTCGGCAGACCACGTCGTCGACCAAGCCGATCAATGGTCCGGACGACTACAAGGGCTTCAAGATCCGCGTGCCGGTTTCGCCGCTGTGGACTTCGATGTTCAAGGCGTTCGACGCCTCGCCCGCCTCGATCAATTTCAGCGAAGTTTATTCGGCGCTGCAGACCAAGATCGTCGAAGGTCAGGAAAATCCGCTGGCGCTGATCTCGACCGCAAAACTCTACGAAGTGCAGAAATACTGCTCGATGACCAACCACATGTGGGACGGTTTCTGGTTCCTGATGAACCGCCGTGCCTGGGCGGCGTTGCCTGATGACATCAAGACCATCGTCGCCAAGAACGTTAACGCCGCCGCGGTCAAGGAGCGTGCCGATACCGAGAAGCTCAACATCACCGTCCGCGAAGAACTGGCCGGCAAGGGCCTGGTCTTCAACCAGCCTGACGTGGCGCCGTTCCGGGAAAAACTCCGTTCCGCCGGCTTCTACGCGGAATGGAAGGGCAAATACGGCGACAAGGCCTGGGAAATCCTGGAAAAGTCGGTCGGCAAACTCTCGTAA